GAGGAAGAGCAGGGGCTTCCAGCGCGACATAGTGAACGCAGCGGTGTGCGTATCGGTGACATATCCGGCGCGAAAAAAAAGGCAATAGAAATAAACCGGAATGCAAATGAACACCGGCGGCACCATGACCATGACCACTTGCGGGCGTTCACGCCATAACAGCTTCCAGGTCATCCACATTTGCAGCAGATACTTCAACCAAACCGTCACGTAATTGCTGCCCAGGTTTTCCGCATAAACCATCTTAGAATCGCCGCCGAGCAAACGCGCCAGATTGTCGCTGCGGCTGCAATTGGCCGCCCAGGAAACAAAAACAAGTTTTTTATTTTTCGGTATGCCCATTCGTTGCGTTTGTTTTGATGGAGTTCCAGAAGCGCGGCGTAGAGATGGCATGTTCATGATACTCACGCGGGCGCGCTTCGATCCAGGGCTGGTGCGTCAACGTCTGTTGCAACAGTTGCTCCATATTTTCATCCTGGCGGAACTTCAGATAAAGTTGATCCATTTTTTGGGCGTTTTCGCCATCGCCATCGGCGCGATACGTTTCCCGCAAATAAAAATACACGGTCGGATCCTCCGGATCGACGAGCAACGCCTTTTTGAAGGCGCGAATGGCGCGCGTATAATCCTGCATCAAATAATAAAGGCGGCCAATCTCGATGCGCAATTCGCGGTCATTTTGGTGCCCATCAAGCGCATTTTTCATTTCGTCCAGCGCCGCGGAATAATTGCCTTCACTCTTATAAGCCAGGCCGAGAAAAAAGTGTGCGCGCGAAGAATTCCGCGCAAGCGACAGCGCATGCAACAACGTCGTTTTCGCTTGCTCCAGGCGCCCGCTTTTCAACCAAACCATGCCGAGGTTGATCCAGGGATTATGCTCCAGCGGCGCATGCTGGCTGGCGCGCAGAAGGGCGCGTTCGGCGCCCAGCAGATCGTGTTGCCGCCATAGCCCGATGCCATAATCATTCCAGCGGGGCATGTCTTCGGGCATGTAACTTTCCATATAAAAATGGCGGTGCATGAGATTGTATTCCACGCCCAGATGCGCTTCGGCATGCGCCATTTCGATGACGGGAATAGCAACGCCGGTTCGCTGGCCATTGACAGAAGTGAGCGCAGACGAAAATTTCCGGTAATGCAATTTTGCGATGAGCTGGATGTTATTGCCGGGATTGGGCGGAATCTTAAAACGGTATCGAACCACGTCCACGCCATTGGGCGGCAGAAGATTGAGGGCGGCCACGCCGTGCGCCTTCCAACTTTCATAATGATAGACACGCTGGCCTGTGCTGTCCACCATAACGGCGCCATATCGGTGTGCATAAGGATCGACCCGCTGCAAATCGACCGTTGATCCGCCGCTCCAAAAAATGACCTGGCCAAGATCATTGATCGCTTTGAATTCCAACCAGGCTTCGGCCATATCCGAGACCCCGGCCGGGAAGCTGTGTC
The sequence above is a segment of the Cytophagia bacterium CHB2 genome. Coding sequences within it:
- a CDS encoding tetratricopeptide repeat protein, giving the protein ALSATTINHEDIDQISPEARPLALETTFIAPLDRQNVRVHPGESVRVDVVVRSRAVGHSFPAGVSDMAEAWLEFKAINDLGQVIFWSGGSTVDLQRVDPYAHRYGAVMVDSTGQRVYHYESWKAHGVAALNLLPPNGVDVVRYRFKIPPNPGNNIQLIAKLHYRKFSSALTSVNGQRTGVAIPVIEMAHAEAHLGVEYNLMHRHFYMESYMPEDMPRWNDYGIGLWRQHDLLGAERALLRASQHAPLEHNPWINLGMVWLKSGRLEQAKTTLLHALSLARNSSRAHFFLGLAYKSEGNYSAALDEMKNALDGHQNDRELRIEIGRLYYLMQDYTRAIRAFKKALLVDPEDPTVYFYLRETYRADGDGENAQKMDQLYLKFRQDENMEQLLQQTLTHQPWIEARPREYHEHAISTPRFWNSIKTNATNGHTEK